The Elaeis guineensis isolate ETL-2024a chromosome 14, EG11, whole genome shotgun sequence genome has a segment encoding these proteins:
- the LOC105034434 gene encoding origin of replication complex subunit 5 isoform X2, with the protein MGTEGATPERRTTRSSSSLSKPSLDAPKPPLSTRPSLPNDLLFSDEPLSIDTLLSNFPGRGAQVLEILRLIGPPNSPMLPLLLHGGVSTGKTSVILQILHHINRPFVYTSCCSCHSPRILFESVLNQLFLHRKNPSNGYLSARRCERASDFINLLRDALSQVTGSPRGKKSKLDGNGEMIYLIFDNVELIRSWNKSSDILALLFRLFDILNIPEVGLIYISNAAPDAYYSMAGSVEPVGVYFPDYTVDDLFNIFMLRSPANRKLYSSFLSVVLKPFFRVTRRIDELATAFDPLFQKYCEPLADLNLVPDESMKRRLFVRLQPHLSASLNETFRVPSECSFEANKEGTCSKKGNIRKLSGRETSNELDFHMSVSAKYLLISAFLASRNPATLDAALFDSTGGSNNRKQKKKSSQAIMDQKDEMAEEMLLKGPGSFPLERLLAIFQCITSVGEGTLEEEQLEDGMVIESGNVGLMSDVLLQLSTLCNANFICKSGSCPLEGSTRYRSTVDEDMALKVHRQVRDVFVAALIT; encoded by the exons ATGGGCACGGAAGGGGCCACTCCGGAAAGAAGAACAACCAggtcctcctcctccctctccaAACCCTCACTCGATGCCCCAAAACCCCCTCTCTCTACTCGCCCATCCCTACCCAATGATCTCCTATTCTCCGACGAACCCCTCTCCATCGACACCCTCCTCTCGAATTTTCCCGGCAGAGGGGCACAAGTCCTCGAAATCTTGCGCCTGATCGGGCCCCCGAATTCCCCCATGCTCCCTCTCCTCTTACATGGCGGCGTTTCCACCGGCAAGACCAGCGTCATCCTCCAAATACTCCACCATATAAACCGCCCCTTTGTCTACACCAGCTGCTGCTCCTGCCATTCCCCCCGAATCCTCTTCGAGTCCGTTCTCAACCAGTTGTTCCTCCATAGAAAGAATCCCAGCAATGGATATTTGAGCGCTCGGCGCTGTGAGAGGGCCTCCGACTTCATCAACCTGCTTCGAGATGCGCTATCTCAGGTGACAGGATCTCCTAGAGGTAAAAAGAGTAAGTTGGATGGCAACGGGGAGATGATTTATTTGATTTTCGATAATGTGGAGCTTATTCGGTCGTGGAACAAGAGCTCGGATATTCTTGCTTTGCTGTTTAGACTGTTTGATATATTGAATATTCCTGAAGTGGGTTTGATTTATATCAGTAATGCAGCACCTGATGCTTATTACTCTATGGCGGGTTCTGTTGAGCCTGTAGGTGTGTACTTTCCTGATTATACTGTGGATgatctttttaatatttttatgttgaGAAGCCCAGCCAATCGGAAACTCTATTCCTCTTTTCTCAG TGTCGTTTTGAAGCCCTTCTTTAGAGTTACGAGACGGATTGATGAGTTAGCGACTGCATTTGATCCTCTATTTCAGAAATATTGTGAGCCTTTAGCTGATTTGAATCTGGTTCCTGATGAGAGCATGAAGAGAAGGTTGTTTGTTCGTCTTCAGCCACACCTGTCAGCTTCATTAAATGAGACATTCAGAGTTCCTTCTGAGTGTTCTTTTGAAGCTAATAAGGAGGGAACTTGTAGTAAGAAGGGGAATATAAGGAAATTAAGTGGAAGGGAGACTTCTAATGAATTGGATTTTCATATGTCTGTATCTGCAAAATATCTTCTGATCTCTGCATTTCTTGCTTCAAGAAACCCTGCTACTCTTGATGCAGCCTTGTTCGACTCAACTGGAGGCTCTAATAATCGTAAGCAAAAGAAGAA GAGCTCTCAGGCAATTATGGATCAGAAAGATGAAATGGCTGAAGAAATGCTTTTGAAGGGACCTGGGAGCTTCCCCTTGGAAAGGTTGTTAGCTATATTTCAATGCATCACATCAGTTGGTGAAGGTACACTGGAGGAAGAACAACTTGAAGATGGGATGGTGATTGAAAGTGGGAATGTTGGGCTGATGTCTGATGTTCTATTGCAGCTATCTACTCTCTGCAATGCTAATTTTATATGCAAAAGTGGAAGCTGCCCCTTGGAAGGCTCGACTAGATACCGTTCTACTGTTGATGAGGATATGGCTTTGAAG GTGCATAGGCAGGTTCGGGATGTCTTTGTTGCAGCTCTAATTACCTAG
- the LOC105034434 gene encoding origin of replication complex subunit 5 isoform X3 has product MGTEGATPERRTTRSSSSLSKPSLDAPKPPLSTRPSLPNDLLFSDEPLSIDTLLSNFPGRGAQVLEILRLIGPPNSPMLPLLLHGGVSTGKTSVILQILHHINRPFVYTSCCSCHSPRILFESVLNQLFLHRKNPSNGYLSARRCERASDFINLLRDALSQVTGSPRGKKSKLDGNGEMIYLIFDNVELIRSWNKSSDILALLFRLFDILNIPEVGLIYISNAAPDAYYSMAGSVEPVGVYFPDYTVDDLFNIFMLRSPANRKLYSSFLSVVLKPFFRVTRRIDELATAFDPLFQKYCEPLADLNLVPDESMKRRLFVRLQPHLSASLNETFRVPSECSFEANKEGTCSKKGNIRKLSGRETSNELDFHMSVSAKYLLISAFLASRNPATLDAALFDSTGGSNNRKQKKKSSQAIMDQKDEMAEEMLLKGPGSFPLERLLAIFQCITSVGEGTLEEEQLEDGMVIESGNVGLMSDVLLQLSTLCNANFICKSGSCPLEGSTRYRSTVDEDMALKITMSTEL; this is encoded by the exons ATGGGCACGGAAGGGGCCACTCCGGAAAGAAGAACAACCAggtcctcctcctccctctccaAACCCTCACTCGATGCCCCAAAACCCCCTCTCTCTACTCGCCCATCCCTACCCAATGATCTCCTATTCTCCGACGAACCCCTCTCCATCGACACCCTCCTCTCGAATTTTCCCGGCAGAGGGGCACAAGTCCTCGAAATCTTGCGCCTGATCGGGCCCCCGAATTCCCCCATGCTCCCTCTCCTCTTACATGGCGGCGTTTCCACCGGCAAGACCAGCGTCATCCTCCAAATACTCCACCATATAAACCGCCCCTTTGTCTACACCAGCTGCTGCTCCTGCCATTCCCCCCGAATCCTCTTCGAGTCCGTTCTCAACCAGTTGTTCCTCCATAGAAAGAATCCCAGCAATGGATATTTGAGCGCTCGGCGCTGTGAGAGGGCCTCCGACTTCATCAACCTGCTTCGAGATGCGCTATCTCAGGTGACAGGATCTCCTAGAGGTAAAAAGAGTAAGTTGGATGGCAACGGGGAGATGATTTATTTGATTTTCGATAATGTGGAGCTTATTCGGTCGTGGAACAAGAGCTCGGATATTCTTGCTTTGCTGTTTAGACTGTTTGATATATTGAATATTCCTGAAGTGGGTTTGATTTATATCAGTAATGCAGCACCTGATGCTTATTACTCTATGGCGGGTTCTGTTGAGCCTGTAGGTGTGTACTTTCCTGATTATACTGTGGATgatctttttaatatttttatgttgaGAAGCCCAGCCAATCGGAAACTCTATTCCTCTTTTCTCAG TGTCGTTTTGAAGCCCTTCTTTAGAGTTACGAGACGGATTGATGAGTTAGCGACTGCATTTGATCCTCTATTTCAGAAATATTGTGAGCCTTTAGCTGATTTGAATCTGGTTCCTGATGAGAGCATGAAGAGAAGGTTGTTTGTTCGTCTTCAGCCACACCTGTCAGCTTCATTAAATGAGACATTCAGAGTTCCTTCTGAGTGTTCTTTTGAAGCTAATAAGGAGGGAACTTGTAGTAAGAAGGGGAATATAAGGAAATTAAGTGGAAGGGAGACTTCTAATGAATTGGATTTTCATATGTCTGTATCTGCAAAATATCTTCTGATCTCTGCATTTCTTGCTTCAAGAAACCCTGCTACTCTTGATGCAGCCTTGTTCGACTCAACTGGAGGCTCTAATAATCGTAAGCAAAAGAAGAA GAGCTCTCAGGCAATTATGGATCAGAAAGATGAAATGGCTGAAGAAATGCTTTTGAAGGGACCTGGGAGCTTCCCCTTGGAAAGGTTGTTAGCTATATTTCAATGCATCACATCAGTTGGTGAAGGTACACTGGAGGAAGAACAACTTGAAGATGGGATGGTGATTGAAAGTGGGAATGTTGGGCTGATGTCTGATGTTCTATTGCAGCTATCTACTCTCTGCAATGCTAATTTTATATGCAAAAGTGGAAGCTGCCCCTTGGAAGGCTCGACTAGATACCGTTCTACTGTTGATGAGGATATGGCTTTGAAG ATAACCATGTCAACAGAGCTCTAG
- the LOC105034434 gene encoding origin of replication complex subunit 5 isoform X1, giving the protein MGTEGATPERRTTRSSSSLSKPSLDAPKPPLSTRPSLPNDLLFSDEPLSIDTLLSNFPGRGAQVLEILRLIGPPNSPMLPLLLHGGVSTGKTSVILQILHHINRPFVYTSCCSCHSPRILFESVLNQLFLHRKNPSNGYLSARRCERASDFINLLRDALSQVTGSPRGKKSKLDGNGEMIYLIFDNVELIRSWNKSSDILALLFRLFDILNIPEVGLIYISNAAPDAYYSMAGSVEPVGVYFPDYTVDDLFNIFMLRSPANRKLYSSFLSVVLKPFFRVTRRIDELATAFDPLFQKYCEPLADLNLVPDESMKRRLFVRLQPHLSASLNETFRVPSECSFEANKEGTCSKKGNIRKLSGRETSNELDFHMSVSAKYLLISAFLASRNPATLDAALFDSTGGSNNRKQKKKSSQAIMDQKDEMAEEMLLKGPGSFPLERLLAIFQCITSVGEGTLEEEQLEDGMVIESGNVGLMSDVLLQLSTLCNANFICKSGSCPLEGSTRYRSTVDEDMALKVARSINFPLSKYMYRR; this is encoded by the exons ATGGGCACGGAAGGGGCCACTCCGGAAAGAAGAACAACCAggtcctcctcctccctctccaAACCCTCACTCGATGCCCCAAAACCCCCTCTCTCTACTCGCCCATCCCTACCCAATGATCTCCTATTCTCCGACGAACCCCTCTCCATCGACACCCTCCTCTCGAATTTTCCCGGCAGAGGGGCACAAGTCCTCGAAATCTTGCGCCTGATCGGGCCCCCGAATTCCCCCATGCTCCCTCTCCTCTTACATGGCGGCGTTTCCACCGGCAAGACCAGCGTCATCCTCCAAATACTCCACCATATAAACCGCCCCTTTGTCTACACCAGCTGCTGCTCCTGCCATTCCCCCCGAATCCTCTTCGAGTCCGTTCTCAACCAGTTGTTCCTCCATAGAAAGAATCCCAGCAATGGATATTTGAGCGCTCGGCGCTGTGAGAGGGCCTCCGACTTCATCAACCTGCTTCGAGATGCGCTATCTCAGGTGACAGGATCTCCTAGAGGTAAAAAGAGTAAGTTGGATGGCAACGGGGAGATGATTTATTTGATTTTCGATAATGTGGAGCTTATTCGGTCGTGGAACAAGAGCTCGGATATTCTTGCTTTGCTGTTTAGACTGTTTGATATATTGAATATTCCTGAAGTGGGTTTGATTTATATCAGTAATGCAGCACCTGATGCTTATTACTCTATGGCGGGTTCTGTTGAGCCTGTAGGTGTGTACTTTCCTGATTATACTGTGGATgatctttttaatatttttatgttgaGAAGCCCAGCCAATCGGAAACTCTATTCCTCTTTTCTCAG TGTCGTTTTGAAGCCCTTCTTTAGAGTTACGAGACGGATTGATGAGTTAGCGACTGCATTTGATCCTCTATTTCAGAAATATTGTGAGCCTTTAGCTGATTTGAATCTGGTTCCTGATGAGAGCATGAAGAGAAGGTTGTTTGTTCGTCTTCAGCCACACCTGTCAGCTTCATTAAATGAGACATTCAGAGTTCCTTCTGAGTGTTCTTTTGAAGCTAATAAGGAGGGAACTTGTAGTAAGAAGGGGAATATAAGGAAATTAAGTGGAAGGGAGACTTCTAATGAATTGGATTTTCATATGTCTGTATCTGCAAAATATCTTCTGATCTCTGCATTTCTTGCTTCAAGAAACCCTGCTACTCTTGATGCAGCCTTGTTCGACTCAACTGGAGGCTCTAATAATCGTAAGCAAAAGAAGAA GAGCTCTCAGGCAATTATGGATCAGAAAGATGAAATGGCTGAAGAAATGCTTTTGAAGGGACCTGGGAGCTTCCCCTTGGAAAGGTTGTTAGCTATATTTCAATGCATCACATCAGTTGGTGAAGGTACACTGGAGGAAGAACAACTTGAAGATGGGATGGTGATTGAAAGTGGGAATGTTGGGCTGATGTCTGATGTTCTATTGCAGCTATCTACTCTCTGCAATGCTAATTTTATATGCAAAAGTGGAAGCTGCCCCTTGGAAGGCTCGACTAGATACCGTTCTACTGTTGATGAGGATATGGCTTTGAAG GTTGCAAGGAGCATAAACTTTCCCCTGTCAAAATATATGTATAGAAGGTAG